The Desulfitobacterium chlororespirans DSM 11544 genome includes a region encoding these proteins:
- the mtgB gene encoding glycine betaine--corrinoid protein methyltransferase: protein MGQLLPKYNILTEDQVQKIHENTMKILEEIGIEFEYEPALEVFRREGQKVEGKRVYLTREFVESKLKSAPAEFTLHARNPENNVVIGGDNIVFMPGYGAPFIYELDGSRRKTTLQDYENFAKLAGASKNMHLSGGTMAEPQDIPDGVRHLQMLYSSIKNSDKCFMGSAEGKERAEDSVEIAAILFGGKDVIKEKPVLVSLINSLTPLKYDERMLGALMAYAEAGQAVIIASLVMAGSTGPAALAGTLSLQNAEVLAGISLAQSINPGTPVIYGSTSALSDMRSGSLAIGSPECALFISASAQLARFYGVPSRSGGGLNDSKTVDAQAGYESMMTLMAANLTGVNFVLHTAGILQYFMAMSYEKFIMDDEIAGMLLHYMKGYTFDEDGMAFDVIEKVGPGGHFLTQKHTRKNHKREFYTPTLSDRSAYDTWAKDKLEAKQRAHTRWQQILADYVPPALDPEVDAKLQAFIAQRGKEVGEE, encoded by the coding sequence GGAGGGGCAAAAGGTCGAAGGAAAGAGAGTCTATTTGACCCGTGAATTTGTGGAGTCCAAACTCAAATCTGCACCAGCAGAGTTTACCCTTCATGCCCGCAACCCCGAAAACAATGTAGTGATCGGCGGCGATAATATTGTCTTTATGCCTGGTTATGGAGCCCCCTTCATTTACGAATTGGATGGCAGCCGGCGTAAAACCACCTTGCAGGATTACGAGAACTTCGCCAAACTAGCCGGAGCCAGCAAAAATATGCATCTTTCCGGCGGCACCATGGCAGAACCTCAGGACATTCCTGATGGCGTTCGTCATTTACAGATGCTTTACAGTTCGATTAAAAACTCGGATAAGTGCTTTATGGGAAGTGCCGAAGGAAAAGAAAGGGCGGAAGATTCCGTTGAAATAGCTGCTATCCTCTTCGGCGGCAAAGATGTGATTAAAGAAAAACCGGTCTTGGTTTCCTTGATTAACTCCTTAACACCTCTGAAATATGACGAAAGAATGCTGGGAGCCTTGATGGCTTATGCGGAAGCAGGTCAGGCTGTGATCATAGCTTCTCTGGTTATGGCCGGATCTACCGGGCCTGCAGCTTTGGCAGGCACCTTGTCCTTGCAGAATGCCGAGGTTTTAGCCGGAATCTCTTTAGCACAAAGCATTAACCCGGGAACCCCTGTTATTTATGGTTCTACTTCCGCTTTAAGCGATATGCGCAGCGGCAGTCTTGCCATCGGCAGTCCCGAATGCGCTCTCTTTATCTCAGCAAGTGCTCAGTTGGCCCGTTTTTATGGAGTACCCAGCCGTTCCGGCGGCGGGCTGAACGACTCTAAGACCGTGGATGCCCAAGCCGGTTACGAGTCCATGATGACGCTGATGGCAGCTAATCTGACCGGTGTTAACTTTGTTCTCCATACAGCAGGAATTCTCCAATATTTCATGGCGATGTCTTATGAGAAATTCATCATGGATGATGAAATTGCCGGTATGCTTCTCCACTATATGAAGGGCTATACCTTTGACGAAGACGGCATGGCTTTTGACGTGATAGAGAAAGTAGGGCCCGGGGGGCATTTCCTGACCCAGAAGCATACGCGCAAAAACCATAAGCGGGAGTTCTATACCCCCACCCTCAGTGATCGAAGCGCCTATGATACCTGGGCAAAAGACAAGTTGGAAGCGAAGCAGCGCGCTCATACCCGCTGGCAGCAGATTCTGGCCGATTATGTGCCTCCTGCCTTGGATCCAGAGGTAGATGCAAAACTTCAGGCCTTCATTGCCCAGCGGGGTAAGGAAGTTGGAGAAGAATAA
- the mtgC gene encoding glycine betaine-specific corrinoid protein MtgC yields the protein MTGGIIVSLLDELRQAIIDGDEDIVAELSQKAVDEDLDLVDTVQSGLVKGIEVVGTAWKEGEMFLPDVMMSAEAMKVGLAILEPEIAKKGMSEGESKGKIVLGTVEGDIHDIGKNITGAMFTAAGYKVIDLGTDIKAEGFVAKAQEVGADIIGASALLTTTMIKQKELIEYLKEKNLRDSYKVLVGGGPTSQVWADEIGADGWAETADDAVELANKILAK from the coding sequence ATGACAGGAGGAATTATCGTGAGTTTATTGGATGAACTGAGACAAGCGATTATTGACGGAGATGAAGATATCGTAGCAGAACTTTCCCAAAAGGCTGTCGATGAAGATCTTGATTTGGTGGATACAGTTCAGTCGGGTCTGGTCAAGGGAATTGAGGTTGTGGGCACAGCATGGAAAGAAGGGGAGATGTTCTTACCGGATGTCATGATGTCGGCTGAAGCGATGAAAGTTGGTTTAGCTATCCTGGAGCCGGAAATTGCTAAGAAAGGAATGAGTGAAGGGGAATCCAAGGGTAAAATCGTCCTGGGCACTGTGGAAGGAGATATCCACGATATCGGTAAAAATATAACGGGCGCTATGTTTACAGCGGCAGGATATAAAGTAATTGACCTTGGTACAGACATCAAAGCGGAAGGCTTTGTGGCTAAGGCTCAGGAAGTAGGAGCAGATATCATCGGAGCCAGCGCCTTGCTGACCACTACCATGATCAAGCAAAAAGAACTGATCGAATATCTGAAAGAGAAGAATTTAAGAGACAGCTATAAAGTGTTGGTAGGCGGCGGCCCCACCAGCCAGGTATGGGCTGATGAGATCGGTGCGGATGGATGGGCGGAAACTGCGGACGATGCTGTTGAGCTTGCCAATAAGATTTTAGCCAAATAG
- a CDS encoding glycine betaine uptake BCCT transporter, translating to MGVEKKQNTVLYISSAIALLFVLWGVFLPENMANVVNKVFALLTTNFGWLYLLAVAIFIIFVFGIAISRYGKIKLGADDDKPEFSNFQWFAMLFGGGMGIGLVFWSVAEPIMHFNSPPFGEPGTVEAMQTSMRVVFFHWGIHAWVNFAIAGLALAYFQFRKGLPFLISSAFYPLIGDRIYGPIGKAIDILAVFATIFGIATSLGLGSSQIATGIQYIWGIPASPLTISLVIAVITVVFTLATVSGLHKAMQSIANVKVWLSVAFMVFIFYFGGKVFILNTFTQGLGDYLQNFIGQTFWMGNMDWLGGWTIFYWAWWIAWAPFVGQFVARVSKGRTIREFVFAVTLLPVGFSLIWLGIYGGAAFNLDQISGGLIQAAVNSDYTTALFALLQQMPLYAITGPLAILLIMTCFVGAADSATYVLAMLTSNGDMDPSKKLRSFWGIVQGAMTIVLILVGGTAALKALQTASIASAFPFMLIMLVMCYSILKALRSDHP from the coding sequence ATGGGAGTTGAGAAGAAGCAAAACACCGTATTGTATATTTCTTCAGCCATTGCCCTGTTGTTTGTTCTGTGGGGAGTATTTTTACCTGAAAACATGGCCAATGTAGTCAATAAAGTATTTGCCTTATTAACCACGAATTTCGGCTGGCTTTACCTTTTAGCTGTTGCAATTTTTATTATCTTTGTTTTTGGTATAGCTATCAGCCGTTACGGGAAAATCAAGCTGGGTGCTGATGATGACAAACCGGAATTCAGCAATTTCCAATGGTTTGCCATGCTCTTTGGCGGGGGTATGGGCATTGGTTTGGTCTTTTGGTCTGTTGCGGAACCCATTATGCATTTTAACAGTCCGCCTTTCGGAGAGCCTGGAACCGTGGAAGCTATGCAAACTTCCATGCGGGTCGTTTTCTTTCACTGGGGCATTCATGCCTGGGTTAATTTTGCCATCGCCGGTTTGGCTCTGGCCTACTTCCAATTCCGCAAAGGGCTGCCCTTCCTGATTAGCTCGGCTTTCTATCCGCTCATTGGCGATCGGATTTATGGACCGATTGGTAAAGCTATCGATATTCTGGCAGTATTCGCTACTATTTTTGGTATTGCCACCAGTTTGGGCTTGGGTTCCAGCCAGATAGCCACAGGAATACAGTACATCTGGGGAATTCCGGCAAGCCCTCTGACCATTTCCCTTGTCATTGCCGTGATTACAGTTGTTTTTACTTTGGCCACAGTTTCCGGCCTGCATAAAGCGATGCAGTCCATAGCTAATGTAAAAGTTTGGTTATCTGTCGCTTTTATGGTGTTTATCTTCTACTTTGGCGGTAAAGTCTTTATCCTCAATACCTTTACCCAAGGTTTGGGGGATTACTTGCAGAACTTTATCGGTCAAACCTTCTGGATGGGCAATATGGATTGGCTGGGCGGCTGGACAATCTTCTACTGGGCTTGGTGGATCGCCTGGGCTCCGTTTGTCGGTCAGTTTGTAGCACGGGTATCGAAAGGGCGGACTATTCGGGAGTTTGTCTTTGCCGTAACCTTGCTGCCGGTTGGGTTTTCCCTGATTTGGCTGGGTATCTACGGCGGTGCAGCCTTTAATCTGGACCAGATTTCCGGAGGATTAATTCAAGCCGCTGTAAACTCCGACTACACTACTGCGTTGTTTGCCTTGCTGCAACAGATGCCTCTCTATGCCATAACCGGACCTTTAGCCATCCTGTTGATCATGACTTGCTTTGTGGGCGCAGCCGACTCAGCTACCTACGTTCTGGCCATGCTGACCTCCAATGGGGACATGGACCCCAGTAAGAAACTGCGCAGTTTTTGGGGAATTGTTCAAGGTGCTATGACGATTGTGCTCATTCTTGTGGGTGGTACGGCGGCCTTAAAAGCGCTTCAGACCGCTTCGATTGCCTCGGCCTTTCCTTTTATGCTCATCATGCTGGTTATGTGTTATAGTATTCTTAAAGCTCTCAGGAGCGATCATCCTTAG
- a CDS encoding DUF1638 domain-containing protein: MKIKLIGCHSTMNEIKALKNDELMACEFLDFNYHAQPAELHKKIQELIDASQDYDLIVLTYGRCSNTLVDLVSPAVPMLIPATHDCIGLLMGSNVRYLELFGKNTRTYFFSQGWLDYGRTPYDEYLEYVEKYGEKKAGKIIQALYGHYNKAMLIKSVGMEMPESYYRKLQKIADFFGWEIEEMEGDAGLLNALVRGEKLEDIVFIEPGQPVTLKHFAESDPT, from the coding sequence ATGAAAATTAAACTGATCGGTTGCCATTCCACCATGAATGAGATCAAAGCCCTAAAGAACGATGAGTTGATGGCGTGCGAATTTCTTGACTTTAATTATCATGCCCAACCGGCGGAACTCCATAAAAAAATCCAGGAGCTCATTGATGCCAGCCAGGATTATGATCTTATTGTCCTGACTTATGGCCGTTGCTCCAATACCTTGGTGGACTTAGTTTCGCCAGCCGTTCCGATGCTGATACCGGCTACTCATGATTGCATCGGTCTTTTGATGGGTTCCAATGTTCGTTATCTGGAGCTTTTCGGCAAGAACACCAGAACCTATTTCTTCAGCCAGGGATGGCTGGACTATGGCCGTACTCCCTATGACGAGTACCTGGAATATGTGGAAAAGTATGGCGAGAAAAAGGCCGGGAAGATCATCCAAGCTCTTTACGGACACTACAACAAAGCCATGCTGATTAAATCGGTGGGTATGGAAATGCCGGAGTCCTATTACAGAAAGCTGCAAAAAATAGCTGATTTTTTCGGCTGGGAGATCGAAGAGATGGAAGGCGATGCCGGCCTGCTCAACGCCTTGGTTCGGGGTGAGAAGCTTGAGGACATTGTGTTCATTGAGCCAGGTCAGCCTGTGACTCTGAAGCATTTTGCCGAAAGTGATCCAACGTAA
- a CDS encoding ASKHA domain-containing protein translates to MIIRIKHYGEVKIGDSKNLLLNLFENRIGIDNICNGKGICGKCKVRFIQGVPAVTSADLRYLSAEELEEGIRLACQVKPQKGMEIDVNLSNSFDRKNTVLRRDAQITLDSGLSGISLTIAQPSLEDERGDWDRIVDEYRKVMPEQGLILPSLGVLERLSGTLRKQDYQVTVVTWQNRVIDVQSGHGTALHGLAIDIGTTSVAVALIDLKTGEVLGSVSAENGQTAFGGDVISRIAYAGEGVENRLQLTEAVRSTINTLIDELVRQHKIDRNSIYKMTIVANTTMSHLFLGLDVSNLAVSPYVSVYNQALEFSAKELGLGSNPEAVVQILPNIGSFVGGDTVGALMGAPEVLAQGNHLLLDLGTNCELVLKTEKMMLACSTAAGPAFEGAGIFHGMRAKPGAIEGIRIHEEGVELRVIGDEEALGICGSGLIDGIAQMRQAGIINRKGAFVDPDHKDGSLADELKSRIRKKEDYWEFVFAFGRQHKKDISLGQRDIEALQLAKGAVCAGIKTLVSLAGISLQDLDSIVMAGTFATYLKKESILSIGLTPHTDPEKIKMAGNAAHLGAIRALLNQGTFAEGAELARRIQHVELGGDKTFTNFFMRSMYLEPTD, encoded by the coding sequence GTGATCATCAGAATAAAGCATTACGGAGAGGTAAAGATAGGGGACAGTAAGAATTTATTGCTTAATTTATTTGAAAACCGCATCGGGATCGATAATATTTGCAATGGCAAAGGAATCTGCGGCAAGTGCAAGGTCCGCTTTATTCAAGGGGTGCCTGCAGTAACTTCTGCCGATTTAAGATATTTATCCGCCGAGGAGCTTGAGGAGGGCATCCGCCTTGCTTGCCAGGTCAAGCCTCAAAAAGGTATGGAAATCGATGTAAATCTGTCCAATTCATTTGATCGCAAGAACACAGTGCTGCGCAGGGATGCCCAAATTACTTTGGATTCCGGATTGAGCGGGATTTCTCTGACGATAGCGCAGCCGAGTCTGGAGGATGAACGTGGGGATTGGGATAGGATTGTTGATGAATATAGAAAGGTGATGCCGGAGCAGGGGTTAATTCTTCCCTCTCTGGGAGTTCTGGAGAGACTTTCCGGGACTCTGCGCAAACAAGACTATCAGGTAACTGTGGTCACTTGGCAGAATAGGGTGATTGATGTTCAATCGGGACATGGGACAGCTCTGCATGGGCTGGCTATCGACATCGGTACCACCAGTGTCGCCGTGGCCCTGATCGACTTGAAGACAGGGGAAGTTCTGGGAAGTGTCTCTGCTGAAAATGGACAGACAGCCTTTGGTGGCGATGTCATTTCCAGGATAGCCTATGCCGGGGAGGGGGTGGAGAACCGCCTTCAGCTCACCGAAGCAGTCCGCAGCACTATCAACACCCTGATCGATGAGCTGGTGCGTCAGCATAAGATTGACCGTAACTCCATCTATAAAATGACGATTGTTGCCAACACAACCATGAGTCATCTCTTTTTGGGGCTGGATGTATCCAATCTTGCTGTGTCACCTTATGTTTCTGTCTATAATCAGGCTCTCGAGTTTTCCGCCAAGGAGTTGGGTCTGGGGAGCAATCCGGAAGCTGTCGTTCAGATATTGCCTAACATTGGGAGCTTTGTGGGTGGGGATACGGTGGGAGCCCTCATGGGTGCGCCTGAGGTGCTGGCTCAGGGAAATCATCTTTTGCTCGACCTGGGCACCAATTGCGAATTGGTTCTAAAAACCGAAAAAATGATGCTGGCTTGCTCTACCGCGGCAGGTCCAGCTTTTGAAGGAGCAGGCATTTTCCATGGCATGAGGGCAAAGCCCGGTGCTATTGAAGGGATACGAATCCACGAAGAGGGTGTGGAGCTCCGGGTCATCGGGGATGAGGAGGCCCTCGGAATTTGTGGTTCAGGCTTGATCGATGGTATCGCCCAAATGCGCCAAGCCGGTATCATTAATCGAAAAGGGGCTTTCGTTGATCCTGACCATAAGGATGGCAGCTTAGCGGATGAGTTAAAGTCGCGAATCCGCAAGAAAGAGGATTATTGGGAATTTGTGTTTGCTTTTGGCCGGCAACATAAAAAAGATATCTCTTTAGGTCAAAGAGATATCGAAGCCTTACAACTGGCTAAAGGTGCAGTATGTGCCGGGATTAAAACGTTGGTCAGCCTGGCCGGCATTTCGCTCCAGGATTTGGATTCCATCGTCATGGCGGGAACCTTCGCCACCTATCTTAAGAAAGAGTCCATCCTCAGCATTGGGCTGACTCCCCATACGGATCCTGAGAAGATTAAGATGGCAGGAAATGCAGCCCACCTGGGTGCAATTCGCGCCCTTCTCAATCAGGGGACCTTTGCCGAGGGGGCAGAGCTTGCCCGCCGGATTCAACATGTCGAACTGGGCGGGGACAAAACCTTTACGAACTTTTTCATGAGAAGTATGTATTTGGAGCCAACTGACTAA
- a CDS encoding corrinoid protein, translating into MILNQLKHSILEGEAEITYDLTHKALSMGYPAQVILEKGLIAGMNEIADKFRERNVIIPEVLMATRSMHAGLSLLEPHLISSSPNKPGKVIVGTVAGDLHDIGKTLVKTMVMSLRIKVIDLGVDVTPKKFADAVRKEKPEILMISALLTTTMGIMKSIIEEVRQQSPSVKIFVGGAPVTEEFASEIAADYYFENAFEIRDYLKENYDKLFLRKD; encoded by the coding sequence ATGATCCTTAATCAATTGAAGCATTCCATTTTAGAAGGAGAAGCTGAAATAACTTATGATTTAACTCATAAAGCTTTATCTATGGGCTACCCGGCCCAGGTCATCCTGGAAAAAGGCCTGATCGCCGGTATGAACGAGATCGCGGATAAGTTTCGTGAGCGCAACGTGATCATCCCCGAAGTTCTCATGGCGACCCGTTCCATGCATGCCGGGCTCAGTCTGTTGGAGCCCCATCTCATTTCCAGCAGCCCCAATAAGCCTGGCAAAGTCATCGTCGGGACTGTGGCCGGAGATTTGCACGATATCGGCAAGACTCTGGTCAAAACCATGGTCATGTCCCTTCGTATTAAGGTCATTGATCTTGGGGTTGATGTCACCCCCAAAAAGTTTGCCGATGCTGTCCGCAAGGAAAAGCCTGAGATCCTGATGATTTCTGCCCTGCTGACCACGACGATGGGGATCATGAAGAGCATCATCGAGGAGGTGCGGCAGCAAAGTCCCAGTGTCAAGATCTTTGTTGGCGGCGCACCGGTTACTGAAGAATTTGCCAGTGAAATTGCTGCAGACTATTATTTTGAAAATGCCTTCGAGATAAGGGATTATCTCAAAGAAAATTATGATAAACTCTTCCTCCGCAAAGACTAA
- a CDS encoding PocR ligand-binding domain-containing protein, whose product MNRSSLEGFFDPSYLENILGNFTQATGLRIEAVNYRGETFSIPGSLDRSPFCQCIRNNPQGNKRCIDSYKRATSEAVKWDEPYFFRCHAGLVIWAVPILSKDITLGSIICGQVLLWKPDRFFIQELQDISKGLKIDPEELNQAVPNLSIISADQAQAAANLLFVVVSHILKNNLRAFEEEKAYKVLQQQLHDQILKRKKGPRRTDISYESILKDERRFLQYIRLGDKSRAFATLENLIIKIYTKSTGEPQLAKDRIVELAALTSRAAVEGGSDAEQAVTILSTFYKKLENMERVEEIIYFIKQIVDEFLENIFILADKKHLSLVKDARSFILHNHAQPLTIADAAEHLFISPSHLSRLFRQQLDCTFNDYLTRVRVEKAVELLKKPEFSVKDVALAVGFQNQSHFAKVFRKYIGVTPLVYRNSLF is encoded by the coding sequence ATGAATCGGTCTAGTCTGGAAGGCTTCTTTGATCCTTCTTACCTGGAAAATATATTGGGCAATTTTACACAGGCCACAGGCCTTAGAATCGAGGCCGTCAACTATCGCGGTGAGACCTTTTCCATTCCGGGAAGTTTAGACAGGTCTCCTTTCTGCCAATGCATCCGCAACAATCCTCAGGGCAATAAACGCTGTATCGATTCCTATAAACGGGCTACCAGTGAAGCCGTCAAATGGGATGAACCCTATTTCTTCCGTTGCCATGCAGGCCTTGTGATCTGGGCTGTTCCCATCCTTAGCAAAGACATTACTTTGGGAAGCATTATCTGTGGTCAAGTTCTCCTCTGGAAGCCGGATCGCTTTTTTATTCAGGAATTACAGGATATTAGTAAAGGGCTTAAAATCGACCCCGAGGAATTAAATCAAGCGGTTCCCAATCTCTCCATCATATCCGCCGACCAGGCCCAGGCTGCCGCTAATCTTCTCTTTGTGGTGGTCAGCCATATCCTTAAAAACAATCTTCGGGCCTTTGAAGAGGAGAAAGCCTACAAGGTCTTGCAACAGCAGCTCCATGACCAAATACTCAAGCGCAAAAAGGGCCCCCGGAGAACGGATATTTCTTATGAATCCATCTTAAAAGACGAAAGAAGATTTCTGCAATACATTCGACTTGGGGATAAATCAAGAGCCTTTGCTACTTTGGAAAACTTAATCATCAAAATCTACACGAAATCCACAGGTGAGCCCCAATTAGCCAAAGACAGAATCGTTGAGTTGGCCGCTTTAACATCCCGGGCCGCCGTGGAGGGAGGTTCCGACGCGGAACAAGCCGTGACCATTCTCAGTACATTCTACAAAAAACTGGAGAATATGGAGCGGGTAGAGGAGATCATCTATTTCATTAAACAGATTGTTGATGAGTTTCTGGAAAACATCTTTATCTTAGCTGATAAAAAACATTTAAGCCTGGTCAAGGATGCCCGATCCTTCATTCTGCACAATCATGCCCAGCCTTTAACAATTGCGGATGCAGCCGAGCACCTCTTTATCAGTCCTTCTCACCTTTCCAGACTCTTTCGGCAGCAATTGGATTGTACATTTAATGATTACTTAACCCGCGTCCGGGTGGAGAAAGCCGTGGAACTCTTGAAAAAACCCGAATTCAGTGTCAAAGATGTGGCATTGGCCGTCGGCTTTCAAAACCAGAGTCATTTTGCCAAAGTCTTCCGCAAATATATAGGAGTTACGCCTTTAGTCTATAGAAACAGCCTATTTTAA
- a CDS encoding BCCT family transporter, whose amino-acid sequence METETNSKNNKVLNRQPKTANWALLGNIDPYVFIISALLAVGFLLWGVVDSEGLSHVSNTILDYIIQQWGWLFIVGILFFLLFCLYLAFSRYGDIKLGGQDTLPEYSTFSWFAMLFGCGMGVGLVFWSIAEPINHFLNPPSYVSALSPSQSAEWSLAISFFHWGLSAWASFVLIGLAMGVIIFRNKMPMLLSSCFYPLLGDRIYGPIGKLIDIITLWASLFGMTTTIGLGTKQLAAGITYNYGIPQGIPLLLGILAIVIICYLISACTPNLKGIKIGSDLSLIATGGLLLFVFLFGPTKFIMDMFVNSTGVYIQNFFAMSLWTDPIGQSGWLGSWTIFYWAWWIAWAPFVGMFIAKISKGRTIKEFVLGALIAPTLLDMIFFGIFGGTSLSLELNQVSQGILANAINVDISSAVFVLFEQFPFREITSLILIFVIFTFFVVSADSCTIVLGMLSSGGNENPRIPLKLFWGIAMGAAAGLLLMLGDGGLDALQMASILGGFPFLFIMFAICYSIIKTLRREKSTNLVGIRERN is encoded by the coding sequence ATGGAAACCGAAACAAATTCCAAGAACAATAAAGTTCTCAATAGGCAGCCTAAAACCGCGAATTGGGCGCTATTGGGGAATATTGATCCCTATGTGTTTATCATTTCAGCTCTGTTAGCGGTGGGTTTTCTCCTTTGGGGTGTGGTTGATTCTGAAGGGCTGAGCCATGTCTCTAATACCATTCTTGATTACATCATTCAGCAGTGGGGCTGGTTGTTCATTGTGGGAATTCTTTTTTTCCTGCTTTTTTGCCTTTACTTAGCCTTCAGCCGCTACGGCGATATCAAACTGGGAGGCCAGGATACCTTACCGGAATACAGCACCTTCTCCTGGTTTGCCATGCTTTTCGGTTGTGGCATGGGAGTGGGGTTAGTATTCTGGTCCATTGCTGAGCCCATCAATCATTTTCTCAACCCTCCGTCTTATGTCAGTGCTCTTAGCCCATCACAGTCAGCTGAATGGTCTTTAGCCATCTCCTTTTTTCACTGGGGGCTCAGCGCCTGGGCTTCTTTTGTCCTGATCGGGCTGGCCATGGGGGTCATTATTTTCCGCAATAAGATGCCGATGCTCTTGAGCAGCTGCTTTTATCCACTGTTAGGGGATAGAATCTATGGCCCTATCGGCAAATTAATTGATATTATTACCCTTTGGGCATCGCTTTTTGGTATGACAACCACCATCGGTCTGGGTACCAAGCAGCTGGCGGCAGGAATTACTTATAATTACGGCATTCCTCAAGGTATTCCCTTGCTTTTAGGAATATTGGCCATCGTCATTATCTGTTATCTGATTTCAGCTTGTACTCCTAACCTGAAAGGAATAAAAATAGGTTCCGATCTGAGTTTAATTGCCACCGGAGGCCTTCTCCTTTTCGTCTTTCTCTTCGGTCCCACGAAATTTATTATGGATATGTTTGTCAACAGTACAGGGGTTTATATTCAGAACTTTTTTGCTATGAGTCTCTGGACGGATCCCATAGGACAGAGCGGCTGGCTGGGCAGCTGGACAATATTTTATTGGGCTTGGTGGATTGCCTGGGCCCCCTTTGTCGGTATGTTCATCGCCAAGATTTCGAAAGGGCGCACTATCAAAGAATTCGTCCTGGGCGCTTTGATCGCGCCTACTCTTCTGGATATGATCTTTTTTGGCATTTTCGGGGGGACTTCGTTGAGCCTTGAACTTAATCAAGTGTCCCAGGGTATTTTGGCCAATGCTATTAATGTGGATATTTCCAGTGCGGTATTCGTTTTGTTTGAACAGTTTCCCTTCCGGGAGATCACTTCACTCATATTAATCTTTGTCATCTTTACCTTCTTTGTCGTATCGGCTGATTCATGCACTATCGTCCTGGGTATGCTCTCCAGCGGAGGGAACGAAAACCCAAGGATTCCCTTAAAGCTGTTTTGGGGAATAGCGATGGGAGCTGCTGCAGGGCTGCTGCTGATGCTCGGGGATGGAGGGTTGGATGCCCTGCAAATGGCCTCGATCCTGGGTGGATTTCCCTTCTTGTTCATTATGTTTGCCATTTGCTACAGTATTATTAAAACGTTAAGAAGGGAAAAATCGACAAACCTTGTTGGAATTCGAGAGAGGAATTAA
- a CDS encoding helix-hairpin-helix domain-containing protein, producing the protein MMSNPEDYGVILLERKIRYLWWGVLGLLIVAAVWKFILPHNSAVMVERAVENREIIVYVSGAVEKPGLVHLPVNARLNDALQQVGPLPEANIDQINPAEKLKDGQKIIVPYKPVLQLQPAALPAAGSQEPQGQTATANLSPSAGAASGSPNLININTADAAELDKLPGIGPALAERIIQYRIEHGLFLQPEDLKKVSGIGNKTYAKMADLVTVGP; encoded by the coding sequence ATGATGAGTAACCCTGAGGATTATGGGGTGATTTTGTTGGAGCGGAAGATCCGTTACCTTTGGTGGGGAGTTTTAGGTCTTTTGATCGTGGCAGCGGTCTGGAAATTTATCCTGCCTCACAACTCGGCCGTCATGGTGGAGAGGGCGGTTGAAAATCGGGAAATCATCGTTTACGTGTCCGGGGCGGTGGAGAAGCCTGGGTTGGTTCATTTGCCGGTGAATGCCCGCTTGAATGACGCTTTGCAGCAGGTGGGCCCTTTGCCTGAAGCGAACATCGATCAGATCAATCCTGCGGAGAAATTAAAGGACGGTCAGAAGATCATCGTGCCTTATAAACCGGTACTGCAGCTGCAGCCTGCGGCACTTCCAGCTGCTGGATCCCAGGAGCCCCAGGGACAGACCGCCACGGCTAACCTTAGCCCGAGTGCAGGTGCCGCATCAGGCTCCCCTAATTTAATTAATATCAATACAGCCGATGCCGCCGAATTGGATAAGCTGCCGGGGATTGGGCCTGCGCTGGCTGAACGGATTATTCAATATCGGATCGAGCATGGTCTTTTTCTGCAGCCTGAGGATTTGAAAAAGGTTTCCGGTATTGGGAATAAGACCTATGCCAAGATGGCTGATCTGGTCACGGTGGGGCCATGA